In Besnoitia besnoiti strain Bb-Ger1 chromosome I, whole genome shotgun sequence, the genomic window TGCCTGCAGCAGGGTCATTCCAGCGAAAGAAGCTGTGGACGTTCCTTATCGTTTCCAATACAGGTCAGTCCGAGGTGTTTTCTGTTTGCTTCTATTAGGTTACCGACCGAGTGCGCAGACGGCATTGTGTCGTGCGCTGCCCTGCGGagtctgttttttttttttatcTCAGCAGTTTCCCGTTTTGAAGGGGGATACcgctgcgttttcttttGGCTGCGTGCTCATTTCATTCGAGACAAGGTTACGGAGCGCGGAGCTCGCCAATCACTCTTGACTGTGAACGAGAAGTGGGGCGTCGTGCCTCgggacgcggaggcacgATGGGTTTCTTCACCGGGATATCTCTGGTCTGCAAGtgatgtgtgtgtgttccTGCTTCGGTCGCTGTGCGCAGGATCGCGGCTGTTGATGGTGTGTGAGTCTCGTCGCATGGCGCATAAAGTACGCGCAGGTCTGACAGGCCTGGATGAGCACCTGGGTCACGCACATGGGAATGCCCCTGGGGACGGCAGACTCTCCTCCCAAAGGGCTTTGACGCCCAGCGCAgtcgcgctggcgcccgTTGCGGCAGAGCCGGCCGCAAATGGTCTGGAGCGCGTCTACGGTGGCAACACCTTCACGCTCTTCGATGATTCATGGAGCGGATGGGGCTGGGGAAGGCCAGCTGCAGGAGGCTGGGACAGCGCCACAGGGAGCCGGGAAAGCATCTTTGGAAGTCTCGAAGAGTGGATGCGAGGAATTTCGTCTGACATGTGCAGCGGGGACCTGGTGCCTTCTCTTATGAATTCCGCGGACTCCGCCTATCTCTGGTTTGGACACCCTGCAAACCCCGCAAGAGGTCGCGGCCTCTGGGAGTTGCTGATGCAGTCTGTGACGGATCAGGAGGATGAGGatgcggaggaaggcgccagGCATGGCGACGGGGCTGTCGGTGACACCACAAGCGGAAGCGACAGTAAAGCCGCCAAGGGGAAGCCCCGAAAGgagaagaaacagaaaaagcagaaagCGCAGAGTGCGTTGCACAGGCCTCCTCCATGGTTGGGACTCAGCTACGAGTTCCATCTCCCCAGACTGACGATGACTTGGATTCATCAAAATGAAGTGGTACGAACAGCAGTCCTGCCGCAGGTTTCTGCAGCCGTTCTTGCCTTGCCACTGAGCCAGTGGTCCCCTCGTGTTTGACAGCCGTGCGACTCGTGCAAGGGCATGCAGATCTTTTTGTTAGCAATAGCGATAGTGGACAGGCGCGTTCGACAGTCCGCCGGAGCGGCATGTTATCTGAGACGCACGGAACTTTTGTGAAGATTTGCGCGTCGCCGAACTCGCTTAGTGCGTTGCTCCGAAGAAGTCTGTCCAGGTTGCGTCGCTGGCTTTTGTCTATTCAGTCAGTTTgctgttttcttcttgcgCGACTTTGCAGGTGCTTGCTATGCACATGACGAATTTCTCCGTGACGGGGTCCGTGATGCCTAAAGACACGGAAGCGATTCTGCGCGCGTACCCGAGCCTGACGCACACcgctgcgcagaagagaaagcaggTCGTGATGGTTCCTATGCGGGGTATCGTGCATGTCAGCGATCTTCCGGGGTTCGAGAAtcggctgtcgcggcggaaggagaggcgccgccgaaggagacggcgTCGGCGGGAGCACGGCGACGCGTACAGCGGTGGGGGTGGCGGGCCTAGTGAAACGGCAGacgacgccagcgacggagacgaccCGAGCTCCTCGTCTGGTAGCGAGGGGGACGACGAGGTTCACGGCCACCGTCTACAGAGTGGCTTGACAACAAGCGGGAAGCGCAGGAAAGGAAAGAAATCCCTTCAGCCGCCTGACTTCCGCATGCTAATGTTCACAAATAGCACAGCGTCCGTCCTCCTGCAAATCTCCATGTTGCATTTGGACCACTTCGTGAGAGGAGATATCCCCGTCATCTTGAAAAATACGCCGCCAAAGGACTCGAGACAGAAAGACGTTTTCCTCTGGTTCAACGTGCAGCGATCCCTAGTGGATCCCAGACAGGCCCCCATGTACGACCTCATCGAACTGAAGATCAGCTCTTTGAGCGCCAACATTGAGCTGCTGGTCATTGAGCAGCTGATTCAGCTGGCGGAAAAGGAAATGCAGATGTTGGAGATCTTCCAGACAACGCGGCAACAAGTACGTGTCATGCGTTTCTGTCGATTCTTTCACGGATAGAACGGGACTACACGGCTGTGTCTTTATAGGTGGGTTTGGGGAGTTGGCTTCGCGTCAGTTTTCAGGCGGTATCGGCAGCGTGTGAGACAGCCGATAATTAAAGGAAGCACAAAAAGTGCGTTGCAAGGGAAGGCCGCAATGCACTGTAATTTTTGAATACCAGGTCCGCGGAACAAAGTTTCACTCTTCTTTTCGATGTTTTCCCGCGACACGACACGCAACAGCTGTCAGCAATCTGCGTGACTGCATGCTTTTGGAGGGGGGAAACAAAGACTTGATGTGGATCCCCGTATTCCCATGTGTCACCTGCGAAGGACCTGCAGCCTTCGTTCATATCCGTAGCTAGAGATGTACATTAGTGCCTCTGGCGATGTGTTTGGTTTTTTTGTCTCCCCATTTCAGGTGTGTCCAGCCCTTCAGACCGCGATGAAGTGTCGCGAGGCCGTGAAGGCGATCGTGGAGCTTAGTACATTCGAAAAGCAGCATAAGCTTCTGCCTCAGTCGCAACACCTGTCTCCTGGCCTGGCCGTCGGGGCGCTGCCGGGGGCCGCGTATACCCTAACTCATCCCGGAGGGCCGTCGACGGTGTCTGCTGGGGGACTCAGtggtgcgtctctgcgtggaaCTCCAGCCGTGACGACTTCATCGCCGCAAATGCTCCTGCCTGACCAATCGTTCACTGGAACCGGCGCagtttctctctctcaggcgGCTAACACAGGCGCGcttgcagcggccgcgggaggGGCTGGAGCGAGCAGCGGCCGATCGGGATGTGGAGGAGCGAGTctgggaggcgcgcagcagcccgaGTCGGTGGAACAAATGCTTCGGCAGTTGCCCCTTCATGTCCAGTACTACGCCGAGCCGCGCATCCTCATTTCCACGAAAGATTCCCACGTCTTCGTGTACCCGAATCCGCGGTGGGTCGAGCTGCAGGATGCAGCCCCAGTGTATCTGAAGCACCTGCGGATTGGGCCCATGGCGCTGACCGTATCCATCCGTACCAGTGAACACCGCATCTCTCGCCAAGTGCTCCATATTGtcgacgcgctgccgctcgatACGCCTTACATGAGCATACAAATCGCGAGTGAAAAGCGCCGCTTTATTGTCTGCTCGTGGGACGAGCTGTTCTACTCTCTGCGCAACAGCTACATGAGGCAATTCATTCGACAGTCTCTGCCGTCGGCCTGGATGTCGAATCCGTTTGCTTTCGCCATGGGATTCATACGTGGCTGCGGAGCGCTCGTCAACCAGACGGTGAAGGGAGCGACGAGTGGAGGCAACGTATTCGAGGGCCTCGTGACTGGCTTCCGCATTGGTTTCATCCTCTTCGTCATCTACACAATGGGAGGAATCATGCAGTCGCTCAGTCACATCCTTAATATTCTCCATAAACTGCTCGGCGGTAGCAGGCCGAGGCCATATGGCGTCTTGGATGCGTTCTGGAAGGGCTTCAacggcttcctcctcgatACCTTCTGGCGGCCGTGGGTAGCAATCGCTACTGACCCCATCGCGAGCGTGAACAGGTGCGTTGGAAATAAAAAAGACACTGCCACTGAATCCCACGGGTGAATGTCTTAAACACAAGTGGCTGACAATCTTCCGAGAGCTTGACCTGCATAGTGTGTCCAGACGCTTTTCGGGGGTAAATCTTCCAGTAGCCGAAATTTCTAACACGGATGTTGATTCATTCTGAAAGTCTTATTTTTCTGTGGCATCGAGGAAATGCGGATGCTGGCGTTCATGTCAGGGTCGGTCGAACTGGCCCTCCTGTAGCGGTGGACGGCACTGAGTCCCTCATTCTACGTGTTCCATTGTCATTGAGGACAGGGTTTCTGTGTCACGTAGGGATCAGACGCAATCTGATATCCTGAAAATATCTTTAATTATATTTTTGGTGTTTTGCTGCGTCGATCTTTTTAACGTTCAGCGTtttgtgtgtctgtgtttgTGTGCTGTAGAGGCGACAGCTTCCCGAAGACAACAGCGCTGTTCATAGTATGTCTTCTCCGGTGTGCATTCTCCCTTGTCTTCGGTTTGCTAAATTTCCTGACTTCCATCACCGAGGGTTTCTCCAACACCCTTATCGGAGACTTCGAGCAGTTCACGCGTGTCCAAGAGCGGGCAGACCTCGACAAGAAACACAAACAAGCTCTACAGCAGAGTCACTCTCCACGTGCGGCTGGCATGCTGGATAGCGCCGGCGGTGTTGCGGGGTCACAGTCTGCGCCCTTCGGGACCGGAGGCCCTGCTTCGAGCTTTTACTCGCCTAGCGCTGCTGGCAGGCGCAGCACTGTGGGCTTTATGGGACGTGGGGCTCCCTTCTTCGGGGGACAGGGCTTCGGCGGAGCTGGCGACAGGGctgacggcgccgcggctggggGAGAATGGGGACGACTCGGCAGCGTCTCTGGATCGTTTGCCGACGGCGGTTTCCGAGGCGGGGCGGGAAGAGAGGTGCGAGTGCATTTCGAGACCACAGGTCCGCGAAGAAGCAAACAAGGCCGCGATGCCGCTGGAATAGGGTCCCCCAGCGCGAGAcaccgaggcggagaaggcgatgCGGGCGACAgggggcgcagagagaggaagagacggGACAGTTTTGGATCAAGGTTTACCTCGGCGTTCAGGAAGATGTCATCTTCGATGCCAGGCGCCTGAGAGGCTATTTTAAAGTCGCCGGATGCCAGGCAACAAGTGGAGTGTGTTTGACAGAGATATTTTTCGGTGCTACGCGTCGGTCACATCCGTGTAACGCTCGGGATGTCCCGAAGTACCTGTGTGTTCATGCGCCGTTGCCAGGAAAGACAaatgcggcggaggagacgcataGGAAAGGTGTCAGGAAGGGTAATGCCCCTAAAGCTGCGTGCAACGCTTGCGTGAGCACTCGTCGTTGTTCTCGACTGGCGACGTCTGTCGTCCGTTCGCGTTTTTTACTTTAGTTTTTTCAGTTCCAGTTCGTTGAGGTAACCTGTCTGTTGTTGAACCTTATTTTTTGTATTCGTCCGTTCGAAACTGCGCTGCCGCATCAGACGGGGTAGCCTGTCTGCTAAAGCTGAgtgcctgcgtctgcttcaCGTCCGGCGTCAGAGCTGGGTTGACAAGGCAGCCGCGGTGGTCGGTTCAGGTATCAAACGCCCTGAGCCCACAGCAGTCTGAACACGTGGTTCGTGTACAGGTCGATACAGATGAACTATGCACCGGAGCGAAGCTGGAATTTGTTTTCTCTCCATGTTCTGCATTGGCAGAACCTGGAGGCACAAAGTCTAGCACACCAGGTTGTTTGACGGCAGCTCGTATACTGTCCGTACTACTACTTCTTGTGTGTACATCGCGGTAGAGCGGTGTTGTGGTCACTAGTTGTACGTCAGCAGAATGGGTGATTCTGCGTAGTTtgcggctgcctccttcCTTCGTATCGCAAATATCGATACTTTAGCTTTCGGTACTATGTTCTTGATAGAGCAGATCTCCAATGCAGTTTCCGCCCCCATGGATCCCGAAAGCCATCGAGCCAAGACGTTGGAAGAAAAAATGGGATCGAATCGGTCCGAGGAGTCCACGGAAAGGCAAGTTTAGCATTCAGGCATAGCTGTCGCTAGGGCCTCTGTCACCAAGACTCATAGCTCGTCCCTCTTTCGGTATCAGCTAACCATatgctgcctccgccgaaTATCTGTAAGCGAATGCCTCATTCGTACTCCACGATGCTGCTTGTTACACTGCTTATCGCGCAGCTCATCTGCCTTGGAGCCACGGGTTCGAACGTATGACTAATGGGTGAAGCCACAATGTGCGCGGCTGTTTAGTCTAGTGGTATGATTCTCGCTTCGGGTGCGAGAGGTCCCGGGTTCAATTCCCGGAACAGCCCAACACCGCGCCACTCTTAATGCGACGCGAGGCACATGTTTAGCAAGGTGTACAGGAAGACCCGAAAGCACGGAGATGAGTTGATTACGTGCCCTTCTCGTCCTTCCCAGGCACCATCAGAGACACTGGCAAAAATGAGAGTCCAATTATTCAGCGTCTCTCACCTCATAAGCAACTAGTAAGTAGTTGATGGAGAGTTTTTTAGTATAGCAGCTGGCAAATCCTGCTACCTCCATCACCCAAAGTCAAGCCGAAGAAATCTGATTGGCGCACAGAGAACGTCATCCGTGTCAGATCTGCTTTGACAGGGAGGTCTGCGGGAAGAAACTATGCAAGAAGGTGCAGAACAAAGTGAAGAGACAGTAAAAGAAAGCGCTGCGAAGGTTGTTGGTATAAATCAGTGTATATCGCTTACCGCCCCTGCAGCCTGTCGGATAGCATCAGTCTGCAACGAGAAAAGGCACACAGGACATAAAGCCAATGAGAGAGACGAACAAGGGGGAGAGCGGCAGAACGAAAAGAAATCGAAAACAGCACGACCTGCCGAGGAACAGTTGTACGCAACAAAGCAAACTGCAATATGAGGTATCATGGTTGTCTCCCACACTGCCAAGGCGGCGATGACAACCGCAAGCTCGGGAAAGAAAGAAGGATTATGTCATGACATACGCCCAAGACCTTTATAGGCTATGAGGGAAGAAAAAGCGATCGGCACAGTTGAAATAGGGAAAATCCTGGGCGGCTTCGCAAGTGGGCTGCACCCAGACTTATACACCAAACGAAACGCGCAGGCCAGCGAGAGCATGTCAACAACTCGGAATCACGGAGAGTACTATGAAGCCCTCGCACGAAGCTCACCACGCACTCCGCGGCCATGCTTCCCACGATGATCTCGGATGTCGTCTCCTGAAGGACATCGGATACATGAAGCAAGAAACTGTATGCAGAAAAGCAACTGCAGAAGGCGGCAAAGGCGACAAGGAGGATGACAGAGAACTGAAGAGAGGAGATGCCAAAGAATGCGAGGGACGACGCAAAAGTAAGCAGACGGTGCTGCAGATTTAGCACAAGCGATACGAGCCTCTTGAGTCAGCGTCACATTGGAGGCATGAGGAAGTAAGCGCCCGTTCCCATGAGTAAACCTTCGGGCCGGACGAGGGGTCTTTCTGCCTCCATCAGTCCCTATCACAGACGACGAGACTATGTCCATGAGGTCATCGTGCTTATCACTTACCTGAATCTCCGCAAAGGTTCTACATTGACAGGCGAACGTGCATATATGTGATTTCATTTACCGGCTACGTGCGAGCGACGCTCTGTACGAACTGCCTTTCTAACTAGCGGCAAGTGCCTCTCTGAGTCTGCGTATTTGAAAAGCCCCGCTGCTCCTCAGCCTGCTTTTTCTCGCCCGTCGCACGACCAATTTCACACACGAAGATACATTCTTAAACAAAGTACAAATAAGAGTTCGCGACCTCGGATTCTCCGTGGCAGAGCCTGTCCAGTTCAGCAATGCTCTGTTGTGTTCTTACGTCGGTGCTCCCGACGTCGAGTTCTCCAGTGGAAATGACCAAcactgcgtcgccgtcaaCGGAAGAGAATGCCGGCCGGATCGCTCGGGCCATCCCAGCGGCAGCCATGGTAGAAACCCtggagagagccgcgcgctccaACCTGAGGAACCAGATCGGAGACGATAAGGGGTgtcgcgacgagggcgcgtgGCCTCGCGCCGACGGGAGCAGAGGTTAAATGTGCAGAAaagcagaggacgcggcaacgacgacgaagcgcgcAAGCGGTGGGTGCCGCTATGAGAACCGCGGCGAGCAACCCTGTCGGACGAGAGAGAACAGGTTAAAGCAAACGGGAAGGAGCACCTGGGAGAAGCGACAGACTCACGCCAGGTTGGTAAAGACGGCAACAAGCGTCGTGTTCCGTTGCTGAATTGGTGTTGACAGGAGCTCTTGATCTGCGAAAAACACGACAGGGCGTTCGAGGGCAACAGAAACATGGATGATCTGTCATCCGAAAAAGGACGGAACGAACTCTAAAATGGCATTGTGCGCGCGTTCGCGCTCAATCGTTCTAGCACAAATATAAAATACAGGCTTGCGGGCCGTCAAAAGTTGTCGAAATGTTGGAGAGCCAGAGTCAAGGATGTAACCATCAGTGTACACTTCTTCCTGGTCGAAGAGTGCCTGCGCAGTGAACACTTGTACTGTTCGATGCATTTTCTTTTCATCGGCTTAATTCTAGCGAGTGGCTCCACAACGCATGAGTCAAATCTGGTTCTGTCTTCAGTTCGTCACTATCTGGCTCGGTATCATGCAGCTGATGTCCTGCTCTCAGTTGCTGTGTCTGCCCTGTGTCACCGCCGGAAAGGCTCGTGCTTTGCTGAGCGAACCACTCAGAAGTGGACGGGACACGCAACCGAAAGACGACTCGACACTCGAGTAACTTGTAACAAAGAGGGACGGAGGGCGTCGTAGCACCTACAGGGCCCTATCGTCTGAGACCGCACGTGGCTCGTCGGAGGCAGTCGTTGCCTGCATCGTACTCTACGTATGCTTTTGTATGGGTGCGCTCTTTGTAAGTACTAGACTTGCGTTCTCGAAAAGCCTGTGGTCAAGGCTTCCCACCCTGCAGCCTCCTAAGCGCCTCTTGTCCCGTGTGTGATTCGCACCAGCCTCCTCGAGGAGTTCAGCCGTCGAGTGCAAAATGCCGTCTTTCTGCAGCCCCAGGGCAATACTTCCGTCCTTGCTCCTTGCGGAACCTTGCACGACATCTCCGAAGCTGTTGACGACGACAAATGCCTGGACCCTAAGCAGGGTCTCAGGCGGCGCCCCCTTTGTCCCAGGCGGCGTGGGCTCTCCTtctccggcggccgcgacttTGTGTCGGCCCTcgcccgtctctctcgtctctctcgcgccatgttcctcctcgcctcctcctccgcgtcgttcGCGGCCATCCCCAGTGGCCTCTGGCTCCTGCTCTCGCAGCCTCGCTCGCCACCGCCGTTCGCGATACGCCTCACCCCAGCCTCCCTGGCGCCCCGAGAAGCCTCCGCCCGCTGCAACTTTCCCGCATGTCGCCCCGACGCCGGCTCCGACCGCGCCCGCCCAGCCGCGACgggggcgctgccgcggagaacGGAAAGGTGACGCGGACGTCTGCGACGGTTCGTgcgaagcagcagacgaCAGAGCAAGCGACTCCAGCACACGCTGCGGCAAAGCCAGCGACGGAGATGTGCCGCAACACGAAGACGAGGGGCACGAGGACGCGAGACTAGACGACTGGGACGCGTGCGAGGGTGGCGCCGAGGGGGATGGAGGGGAGAACGccgagggaagaagaggactgTCGGAGATGACGCACGCGACCGTCGGGGGGTCTCTGCATGGCtggggagacgccgcagcgaaaTTCGGGTTACGGGGCTCAAGGAAACAGCGAacacgcggcggaagacaagTTGGAGTTAATTTTCGTTTCTTGGTCGCTGCCTGTTTCCTCCGTTGCTGGTGACCGTGTTCGGCCTCGGCTGGCGTCGCGAATGACGCTGTGGCGGCGAGCACactcgcggctgcgtcgcatgcagcggcgacaTCTTCAGATGTTACGAACAGCGGGAGCGGAAATGGAGGGAcagccggcggagaaggcggcaagTCAAAAATTCCGAGCGCGGGACAAACAGGAATTGGTCCTGCAGCTGAATGACGGGGGGAAGACGACAGCAGCAGACCCGCAAAAACAACGCAGGTGAAGCGGGAGGCCACACGTGAgaacgagggagacgaaggcagGTAGTCGTTGCCAGGATTTAGGAAAAGGTCGCCAGAGTTGGAGACACGGGAACACAGGGGAACACAGGGACACAAGTCGACCTGATGGTCGCGCACGAGCGGTGCAAGTGGCGGACAGGAGAGCCCCGAGCGAGTGCGAAAAGAGATAGGGAAAGCGAAGGCAGACGAGAAAGGGAAAAAGTGGCAATAACCCAACGCGACAATGGAAGACGAGCCAAAAGACACAGTGCGGAGCCGGAATCCGTCACTTCGTCCGTTCAAGTGTCCAGGCCCCAGCTGTCTCCTGTGTAGCCGAATCGCTCGGTAACAACGGCCTccacggcgaggccgcgagcgtggagagggagaggaacgAACTTGGTTTTGAGAGAGGCTGTTTGGACGAGGTGGCGCGTCGGTGAAGTCAGTTGAGTTGGTCCCTGCGAGCGAAACCTCTCGCTCGGATCGTTCCTGCAATTTCAGCCTTACACGTAGGAAGTCCGACGCCTCGCTTTCGTTGAAATTCGAGAAGGCCGCCTACTCTGCCaaccgcggagacagggaaCCAGAGGCAGGACCGCAACAACTTCTCAACGCACGGGAAGTCTTTGGAGCAAAGTGGCAGTCGATGGCATGTAACCACGCGTATCGAATCGATTGGAGACGGGCGACCCTATGAGACACCACAGTCGTTCGTTTTCCTCCGCAGTGTGCCTTCCGGCCTGACTGCCATACATGCAAACATGTacacatgcacatacatacatgcgagatttcatatatatgtatgcggGCGTCTACATATTTCTGGCTTTGCGGGAGTCCCAGGAGAGAGTGAAACACGATTACGGTATGTCGTGAACTCACGCGCCTAGGCCGAAGAcactgccgccgccgaagagaaaGCCGTGGATATGTTGCACCGAGTTGCCTAGAGCAAGAGACCGGGAAGCAAATGCGGGAAGTGAGGCAACGAAGTAGAACAGGATTGGGACGCGCATAGGGCGGAGTGAGTTCAGGAATTTCGGCGGCAAGGAGAAGGAATCCGAGACGCACAGGCGAAGAAGTCTGCCAGAGATTGAGGCTGCTGACCGACGGCGcatgaagaagaaaagcatTCTCGTTCAGAATTTCCGAAGGCTATAGGGCGCAACGCAGGAAGttcagaagaagcagaccgTGGAATCGAGGGGAAGAAACAGTCTGCTTGCACAAGAAACCGAGACGGACTGACCTGGCTGAAGTACCTCAAAGTCCCGCGAGGCGGGGGCAGCTCCAAAGAGGCGGCCGGCAGCAACGAGAGGGCGTTCGAAACAGAAAAACGAAGCGCCCGTCGGAAAGCCCCTGCAGTCCCGATTTGTCGGCTGCTGTTCATGATCTTTCCCTTCTGCTCTCCGCCGACGTTTCTCTCGCTCTACCGGTGAGACCTCATGAGACGAGGCCGAGCCTCGGAGCTCGCTCAGATCTTCCGAGGGACGTTTTTCGACGTGGCACAAAAACGccacgccgctgccttcccACATGACGCAGGGAGATGCGTGAACAAGGAAACAAGATGAAGAACGCAGGgtagaagacgaggacgagatGAAGGCAGAACAcgggcagcgagcgcgagtcGAGGCCGAGGAGCCGTCAACGCGGGAtacaaagaaaaaaaagcgagGACGCTAGTAAGTTCCCAGGGCGACGTAGAGGAGGACTCTACGGACTTGAACCTAGGTAAAAGAGGGAAAAGAAAGGAAGGAGCAGCAAGGCGAGTAAACGTCGCAGAAGGAGACACTACACTCCGAAAAAGTGACTCAGCTAGCGGCGAGGACCTCGGCGAGACTGCGAGTGGTTCGAAAAGAATCGGTtccgcgcagaagaggaaaagggaCGAGCTCTCCTTTGGCTGTGCGGAGATGAGATGGTTCCTGCAATGAGGATGGCTGAGTGAGAGTGACTGGCAGAGTTTTTTCCTTCATCATTCTCCGCGTTTTTCCCTCTGctcgacggagacagcggcgagcgcgcgtctccgtaTGCGTGTGAACGCGGCATCtggcagaagacgaggcgcgccgggTGTAGGCTGGCTCAGCTAAAAGCGGAAGGAAAATGGAGTAGATGAGTCAGTATTGCTTTCCTCTGTACGACgtgccgcgagggcggcttGTTCAGGGGACGGCAGCATCTCTTATTTCTGTAAGGTACAGAATGGAGCCTATTTTTTActctccctccgcgttcTCGCGCTCtgttcgcggccgccgtcgacgaGCCTTCTTTTTTCCCACGTGGCTCCGGCTCTCTGAAGGAGTACTTGCATAAGGGAGTTGGGGAATCGAATCAGAGGGGATGGTTTCATCCCTACGCATTACAGCAGACATTCAGAAGAATCTCGTGTAAGAAAGCCTCACATGTGTCGCTTCGTACACCCCAGGGAAGCGAACAGCTGGCAGCACTGTGACTGGCAGAAGAGAGCTCGTCCCGCTTTCTCTCTTGCTTCTTAAGCCTCGCACCTTCCCTCACATGTGCGTATGTCGTGAGCTCTTGTATCCTCTGCGTGTGGTTGTGGcacctcctcgccttcttttATATGTGTTTCTTCTGTCGCAGCTTCTTCACATCCGTTTCCCGTCTTCTCACACCTGGCTGCTCAACTGTGTATCTCAACTTAGGAGAGGCGCCGTGTAGGCCTCCGCAGCATTCGCCCCCTCACAGTGCCCTTTTGGTTCTGAAAAGCGTTCGGGGTTGAAATGTCTAATCTCATTCGCTCTTTGTCTGGCGGCGATTTACACCTGGAGCAAACGACGCGCATAGACTGTAGCAGCCAGTGTCTTGTAACTCTCCGACAGCTGTGAGTACTCTTCTCCCCTTCGCACTATAGTTCGAAAGAGCAgaggcacagagagagaatcGCAGAGAGTGGCTTCTTGGAGACAACGGTGCTAACGATCAATTGGATACGGTATAGTCTGGACAGAACTTTCAAGGAACCTCCATCGAGTAAGGGATTTTCAACGTTCTCTGTCTTGTTTAGCTGCATACAGGATGTGAAAATCTTACGTGGGCACCGGTTCTGCCTTTTGCAGGTCGAATGGTAGAATCAAGACGTGACAGATGGGGATGTCTCACATACGGGAGTTGCAGGAAATGCATATGGCTTTTCTCGTTTGTACCAGGGTACGCGCGGGGATCATAAGTCTGTTTGTATCAGATGCTCAGTTGTTCTTGATCTTTGTGGTCC contains:
- a CDS encoding hypothetical protein (encoded by transcript BESB_009450), whose translation is MWEGSGVAFLCHVEKRPSEDLSELRGSASSHEVSPVEREKRRRRAEGKDHEQQPTNRDCRGFPTGASFFCFERPLVAAGRLFGAAPASRDFEVLQPGNSVQHIHGFLFGGGSVFGLGAVGGLLEFQRKRGVGLPTSAGPIPVCPALGIFDLPPSPPAVPPFPLPLFVTSEDVAAACDAAASVLAATASFATPAEAEHGHQQRRKQAATKKRKLTPTCLPPRVRCFLEPRNPNFAAASPQPCRDPPTVACVISDSPLLPSAFSPPSPSAPPSHASQSSSLASSCPSSSCCGTSPSLALPQRVLESLALSSAASHEPSQTSASPFRSPRQRPRRGWAGAVGAGVGATCGKVAAGGGFSGRQGGWGEAYRERRWRARLREQEPEATGDGRERRGGGGEEEHGARETRETGEGRHKVAAAGEGEPTPPGTKGAPPETLLRVQAFVVVNSFGDVVQGSARSKDGSIALGLQKDGILHSTAELLEEADQELLSTPIQQRNTTLVAVFTNLALERAALSRVSTMAAAGMARAIRPAFSSVDGDAVLVISTGELDVGSTDETTSEIIVGSMAAECVTDAIRQAAGAFLPADLPVKADLTRMTFSVRQSDFFGLTLGDGGSRICQLLY